From a single bacterium genomic region:
- the nrfD gene encoding NrfD/PsrC family molybdoenzyme membrane anchor subunit, which yields MSSQINHTVAAASEPPLILGNPTFGAVSERISAITERKTTRAWYIAFGVALSLLGLFVIMVGYLVYEGIGIWGVNVPTGWGWAIINFVWWVGIGHAGTLISAILFLLRQRWRTSINRFAEAMTLFAVICALMFPALHVGRVWLAYYMFPLPNQMGMWPNWRSPLLWDVFAVSTYFTVSLLFWYVGLVPDLATMRDRATSRLRKFVLGIFSLGWRGGNRQWRHYELAYLLLAGLSTPLVLSVHSVVSTDFCVSLMPGWHTTIFPPYFVAGAIFSGFAMVVTLSIIARKIFGLTDFITARHLDIMSKVMLVTGMMVAYAYTIEFFTAWYSGNLYERFVFLNRATGPYAWGYWTMIFCNIVVPQAFWFKRLRQSIPVLFIASILINVGMWFERFVIVITSLTQDFLPASWDYYKPTMFDIGLFAGSFGLFFTLFLLFIRFLPMIAMAEVKGVLPQADPHHHGPAQKETAAGVHG from the coding sequence GTGAGCTCGCAGATCAACCACACCGTGGCCGCGGCGTCCGAACCGCCGCTTATTCTCGGCAACCCGACCTTTGGCGCCGTCTCCGAACGGATCAGCGCCATCACCGAGCGAAAGACCACCCGCGCCTGGTACATCGCCTTTGGCGTCGCGCTCTCGCTGCTCGGTCTGTTTGTCATCATGGTCGGCTATCTGGTCTATGAGGGCATCGGCATCTGGGGCGTGAATGTGCCGACCGGCTGGGGCTGGGCGATCATCAACTTTGTCTGGTGGGTCGGTATCGGCCATGCCGGCACGCTGATTTCCGCCATTCTCTTCTTGCTGCGGCAGCGGTGGCGGACCTCGATCAACCGTTTCGCCGAGGCGATGACACTCTTCGCCGTGATCTGCGCGCTGATGTTCCCGGCGCTGCATGTCGGGCGCGTTTGGCTGGCCTACTACATGTTTCCGTTGCCCAATCAGATGGGGATGTGGCCCAACTGGCGCAGCCCGCTTCTGTGGGACGTGTTCGCCGTCAGCACCTACTTCACCGTGTCGCTTTTGTTCTGGTATGTCGGTCTGGTGCCCGATCTGGCGACGATGCGCGACCGCGCCACCAGCCGTCTGCGCAAATTCGTGCTGGGCATCTTCTCGCTGGGGTGGCGCGGGGGCAACCGGCAGTGGCGGCACTATGAACTGGCGTACCTGCTCCTCGCCGGACTGTCGACGCCGCTGGTGCTGTCGGTGCACTCGGTCGTGTCGACCGACTTCTGCGTCAGTCTGATGCCCGGCTGGCACACCACGATCTTTCCGCCGTATTTCGTCGCCGGCGCGATTTTCTCGGGCTTTGCGATGGTGGTCACGCTCTCGATCATCGCGCGCAAGATCTTCGGGCTGACCGATTTCATCACCGCCCGCCATCTCGACATCATGTCGAAGGTCATGCTGGTCACCGGCATGATGGTGGCCTACGCCTATACCATTGAGTTTTTCACCGCCTGGTACTCGGGCAATCTCTACGAGCGCTTCGTCTTCCTCAATCGCGCCACCGGGCCGTATGCCTGGGGCTACTGGACGATGATTTTCTGCAACATCGTGGTGCCGCAGGCGTTCTGGTTCAAGCGTCTGCGCCAAAGCATCCCGGTGCTGTTTATCGCCTCGATTCTGATCAATGTCGGCATGTGGTTCGAGCGGTTCGTGATCGTCATCACCTCGCTCACACAGGACTTCCTGCCGGCCTCGTGGGATTACTACAAGCCGACGATGTTTGATATCGGCCTCTTTGCCGGGTCGTTCGGGTTGTTCTTTACCTTGTTCCTGCTGTTTATCCGTTTCCTGCCGATGATCGCGATGGCGGAGGTCAAAGGCGTGCTGCCCCAGGCCGACCCGCACCATCACGGTCCGGCGCAGAAAGAAACGGCCGCGGGGGTGCACGGATGA
- a CDS encoding cytochrome c, which produces MIRSWMKSGLERMARRGAVCVAAALSLWSCQGQPSADPPIHLNPNMDNQEKLVAYGESRISADGAAMRTPPAGTVARGQLVTDIAYHTGVDASGDTLRQMPVAITMPLLQRGRERFNIFCSPCHGQVGDGRGIMVTRGYVPPPSFHTDRIRNMRDGEIFGVITNGVRNMPSYRHQIPVDDRWAITAYLRTLQRAHNATLNDIPLEQRDKLGTP; this is translated from the coding sequence GTGATCCGGTCGTGGATGAAAAGCGGGCTGGAGCGCATGGCGCGGCGGGGCGCGGTGTGTGTCGCCGCGGCGTTGTCGCTGTGGTCCTGCCAGGGCCAGCCGAGCGCCGATCCGCCGATTCACCTGAATCCGAATATGGACAATCAGGAGAAGCTGGTGGCCTACGGCGAAAGCCGGATCTCCGCCGACGGCGCGGCGATGCGCACGCCGCCGGCCGGGACCGTGGCCCGCGGCCAACTGGTCACCGACATCGCCTATCACACCGGCGTCGACGCATCCGGCGACACGCTGCGCCAGATGCCGGTTGCGATCACCATGCCGCTTTTGCAGCGCGGACGCGAGCGTTTCAACATCTTCTGCTCGCCCTGCCATGGGCAGGTGGGCGATGGCCGTGGGATCATGGTCACGCGCGGCTATGTTCCGCCGCCCAGTTTCCACACCGACCGTATCCGCAACATGCGCGACGGCGAGATCTTCGGCGTCATCACCAACGGCGTGCGCAACATGCCCTCCTACCGTCATCAGATTCCGGTCGATGACCGCTGGGCGATCACCGCCTACCTGCGCACCCTGCAACGCGCGCACAATGCGACGCTCAATGATATTCCGCTCGAACAGCGCGACAAACTGGGGACACCGTAA
- a CDS encoding DUF3341 domain-containing protein — protein MSGSGRILGILGQFDGPGALMRAAYGVRDAGYKHFDCHSPFPIHGMDEAMGMRRSPLGWLVGLSAIVGVGGAFLLQWWASTIAYPFVIGGKPYFSFQAYVPISFGVGVLLSAITAVFGMFHLNRLPRLHHPVFYSDRFRAASNDGFFVSIEANEPNFDPAQAEELLRRLGAIHVELLRGE, from the coding sequence ATGAGCGGCTCCGGACGCATTCTCGGCATTCTCGGTCAGTTCGACGGGCCCGGCGCGCTCATGCGCGCGGCCTATGGGGTCCGTGACGCCGGCTACAAGCATTTCGACTGTCATTCGCCGTTCCCGATCCATGGCATGGACGAGGCGATGGGGATGCGGCGCTCGCCGCTGGGCTGGCTGGTCGGACTGTCGGCGATCGTCGGCGTCGGCGGCGCCTTCCTGCTGCAGTGGTGGGCATCGACCATCGCCTACCCGTTCGTCATCGGCGGCAAGCCGTATTTCAGTTTCCAGGCCTATGTCCCAATCAGTTTCGGCGTCGGGGTGCTCTTGTCGGCCATCACCGCCGTCTTCGGCATGTTTCACCTGAACCGGTTGCCGCGTCTGCATCATCCGGTCTTCTATTCCGACCGGTTCCGCGCGGCCTCCAACGACGGCTTCTTTGTCTCGATCGAGGCCAACGAACCCAACTTTGACCCGGCGCAGGCCGAGGAATTGCTCAGGCGGCTCGGCGCCATCCATGTCGAGCTGTTGCGGGGAGAGTAG
- a CDS encoding TAT-variant-translocated molybdopterin oxidoreductase: MSSLNPQTPPSGRDYWRSLDARAETPLAQEYLRREFTEGASELFDGVSRRKFLSLMSASVALATFAGCRKPVEKIIPYVVPPENLVPGIPQYYATTMPLGAHAYGLLVEAHEGRPTKIEGNTRHPATRGRSNAILQAAILGLYDPDRSRVVLHHGGERTWADFVAFWRPLLEKHRQTGGAGLAILSEEFASPTLARLKTEFHAAFPQGTWVAYEPMAMENPLRGTAAALGQTLRPVHRFDRAARVLALDCDFLLTEPESITATADFAARRQMLSPSDEMNRLYVVEGAYSLTGTMADHRLRLKAGRIGAFAATLANRLRERGLAVAGGLLPSDSAIGRDWLDAVADDLMAHRGASLVCAGMAQPPAVHALVAAINFALGNVGQTVEYRSLPDAALSDTDQLAALTDAMQAGTVDTLVMLGGNPVYNAPADLRFAAALTKVANAIHLSPYLDETSRRCHWHIPRAHFLEAWGDARAVDGTLSVIQPLIEPLFNGHSDIELAELITSGRETRGYDLVRATWTDFLPGLGFEAAWQKVLHDGLLENSAVPPAEAVIDPQRLAGHLAAHAWSNDAAGLELTFAPSPSVHDGRFANNGWLQELPNSLTKVTWDNPAIISPASARRLGFETLPTLKSNRVDLARLELNGRSLEIPVWVQPGQADDTVTVFVGYGRESLGRVADGVGFDVYPLRTRAAAFIAAGAALQPTGRTYPIAATQEHGAMEGRPIVREGTIEEFRRNPAFARDMVKHPPLVSLWKEHSYDEGHQWGMSIDLTMCTGCNACTIACQSENNIPVVGKEQVSRGREMHWIRVDRYFTGDEDEPDVVHQPVACVHCENAPCEQVCPVAATVHSADGLNQMVYNRCIGTRYCSNNCPYKVRRFNFFNYVKETPEVMKMAMNPDVTMRFRGVMEKCTYCVQRISRGRINAKAEGRDLVDGDIVSACQQACPAGAIVFGNINDPDSRVSRMRQLAQRYELLGEYNTQPRTSFLAKLRNPNPALLAATSGRTASA; this comes from the coding sequence GTGTCATCGCTAAATCCACAGACGCCGCCGTCCGGACGCGACTACTGGCGCAGCCTGGATGCCCGCGCCGAGACGCCGCTGGCGCAGGAGTATCTGCGCCGCGAGTTTACCGAAGGTGCCTCCGAGCTTTTCGATGGCGTGTCGCGGCGCAAGTTCCTGTCGCTGATGAGCGCCTCGGTGGCGCTGGCCACCTTCGCCGGGTGCCGCAAGCCGGTTGAGAAGATCATTCCGTATGTCGTGCCGCCGGAAAACCTTGTCCCCGGCATTCCGCAGTATTACGCGACCACCATGCCCCTGGGCGCCCATGCCTACGGGCTGCTGGTCGAAGCGCATGAAGGGCGCCCCACCAAAATCGAAGGTAACACACGGCATCCCGCGACCCGCGGCCGATCGAACGCCATCCTGCAGGCGGCGATTCTGGGACTCTATGATCCCGATCGCTCGCGGGTTGTCCTTCATCATGGGGGCGAGCGCACCTGGGCCGATTTCGTCGCCTTCTGGCGTCCGCTGCTGGAGAAACACCGTCAGACGGGCGGCGCGGGGCTGGCGATCCTATCCGAGGAATTTGCCTCGCCGACTCTGGCGCGGCTGAAAACCGAATTCCACGCCGCCTTCCCGCAGGGCACATGGGTGGCCTATGAGCCGATGGCCATGGAGAACCCGCTGCGCGGGACAGCCGCCGCGCTCGGGCAGACGTTGCGTCCCGTCCATCGCTTCGACCGTGCCGCGCGCGTGTTGGCGTTGGACTGCGATTTCCTGCTGACTGAACCGGAATCAATCACGGCAACCGCCGACTTTGCCGCGCGTCGTCAGATGTTGTCTCCGTCCGACGAGATGAACCGGCTCTATGTCGTCGAGGGCGCTTACTCCCTGACCGGCACAATGGCCGATCATCGGCTGCGGTTGAAGGCAGGCCGGATCGGCGCTTTTGCCGCGACATTGGCCAATCGGCTGCGCGAGCGCGGGCTGGCCGTGGCCGGCGGTCTATTGCCCTCCGATTCCGCCATCGGCCGCGACTGGCTGGACGCCGTCGCCGATGATTTGATGGCGCATCGCGGCGCGTCGCTGGTCTGCGCCGGCATGGCGCAGCCGCCGGCGGTGCATGCGTTGGTGGCCGCCATCAACTTTGCGCTCGGCAATGTCGGGCAGACGGTCGAGTACCGGTCGCTGCCTGATGCCGCCCTCTCCGACACCGATCAGTTGGCCGCGCTCACCGACGCCATGCAGGCGGGCACGGTCGACACGCTGGTGATGCTGGGCGGCAATCCGGTCTACAACGCGCCCGCCGATCTGAGATTCGCCGCCGCGCTCACCAAGGTCGCCAATGCCATCCACCTCTCGCCCTATCTGGACGAAACATCGCGTCGTTGCCACTGGCATATCCCGCGCGCGCATTTCCTCGAAGCCTGGGGCGATGCCCGCGCCGTCGATGGCACACTCAGCGTCATTCAGCCGTTGATCGAGCCGCTCTTCAACGGCCATTCCGACATCGAGCTGGCGGAGCTGATCACCAGCGGACGCGAGACCCGCGGCTATGATCTGGTGCGCGCCACCTGGACCGATTTCCTGCCGGGCCTCGGCTTCGAGGCGGCCTGGCAGAAGGTTCTCCACGACGGTCTGCTGGAAAACAGCGCCGTGCCGCCGGCGGAGGCTGTCATCGATCCGCAGCGTTTGGCCGGACATCTGGCCGCGCATGCGTGGTCGAATGACGCCGCCGGACTGGAGCTGACGTTTGCGCCGTCGCCGTCGGTCCACGATGGCCGATTCGCCAACAACGGCTGGTTGCAGGAACTGCCCAATTCACTGACCAAAGTGACCTGGGACAATCCCGCGATCATCTCGCCGGCCAGCGCGCGCCGTCTGGGCTTTGAGACCCTGCCGACACTGAAAAGCAATCGCGTCGACCTGGCGCGTCTGGAGCTCAATGGCCGCTCGCTGGAAATCCCGGTCTGGGTTCAGCCCGGACAGGCCGATGACACCGTGACCGTGTTTGTCGGTTATGGCCGTGAGAGTCTCGGCCGCGTCGCCGATGGTGTCGGCTTCGATGTCTACCCGCTGCGGACACGCGCCGCCGCCTTCATCGCCGCCGGCGCCGCTCTGCAGCCGACCGGACGCACCTATCCGATCGCCGCCACGCAGGAGCACGGCGCGATGGAGGGGCGGCCGATTGTGCGCGAGGGGACCATCGAGGAGTTCCGCCGGAACCCCGCGTTTGCCCGCGACATGGTCAAGCATCCGCCGCTGGTGTCGCTGTGGAAGGAGCACTCTTACGATGAGGGCCATCAGTGGGGCATGTCGATCGATCTGACCATGTGCACCGGCTGCAACGCCTGCACGATCGCCTGCCAGAGCGAGAACAACATCCCGGTGGTGGGCAAAGAGCAGGTCAGCCGCGGACGCGAGATGCACTGGATCCGTGTCGACCGCTACTTCACCGGGGATGAGGACGAGCCCGACGTCGTGCATCAGCCCGTCGCCTGCGTGCATTGCGAAAACGCCCCCTGCGAGCAGGTCTGCCCGGTGGCGGCGACGGTGCACAGCGCCGACGGCCTCAATCAGATGGTGTACAACCGCTGCATCGGCACGCGCTACTGCTCGAACAACTGCCCGTACAAGGTGCGCCGGTTCAACTTCTTCAACTACGTCAAGGAAACGCCGGAGGTGATGAAGATGGCGATGAACCCCGATGTCACCATGCGCTTCCGCGGCGTGATGGAAAAATGCACCTACTGCGTCCAGCGCATCAGCCGCGGCCGCATCAACGCCAAGGCGGAAGGCCGCGACTTGGTCGACGGCGACATCGTCAGCGCCTGCCAGCAGGCCTGCCCCGCCGGCGCCATCGTCTTCGGCAACATCAACGATCCCGACAGCCGGGTCTCGCGCATGCGCCAATTGGCGCAGCGCTATGAACTGCTCGGCGAATACAACACCCAACCGCGCACGTCCTTTTTGGCCAAACTGCGCAACCCCAACCCGGCGCTGCTGGCCGCGACGTCCGGGAGAACGGCATCCGCGTGA